The genome window AAGCAAGCAAATTTCAATGTGTCCAACACTCAACGTAAACAATACAGACTCACGAACACATAACACCTGACTTTTTTATCATTGCGTTGACATGGAAAAGGTAACTGTAGTGTTTCTGCCAACACATCTGCCAATCTGTGAAAAGGTGAATAAAAGTTCACCACAACAACACCTCCACCCGCTGGCTTGACGATCACCACCCTCGTGGAAGTTGCCCGCCAGCAAGGTCGACTGTGGTGCAGCTATTGAACACATCACCAGACCGATTTGTTGCCAAAAAACATTCAGCGGAACTGGAAGCAGGCTAGATTTCTGTGGCGAAAAGGCATTAACGTACCTGATGCCATCATGTTAGCAGGGTCGATACACTGATTAGTCTGTTAAGCAACTTGTTCGTGAAGAGGATAAAAGGATGAATCTCAACTAGTCTGCTTTTATTGGACACCAACATTGTCCCagaaataaatgcaataaactAAATTATTGTAATTTTATGATAACACGCCCTTTCAAAGAGCAATAAACTTGTAGTCCTTAACaacattcagacagtggaattAGATTTGCTGAAATatcccaaacaaatcaaacttAACTAACATAAAACTACACAACTAATATTAAATAAAACGGACTTTCAGGTCCTGTTAACAAAAACTGCACATACTGCAAGACAATAAATCCACAATTCGTTATAACGTgatgatatatgaacaaaaaaatcgATATCGCAATCATCGAGAGGTCTAATCTCAACCAATTCCTCCATCTGAAAACCTTCATCACTCGTCTCTTCTGCGTCGTCTTCACATATTTTCAGCTTTCTTGCGGCTCAGTCGTTGAGACGTTCTCTCGTCTGGGTCTCCTCACGATCATCACCCTTCCCCCCACCTGTGTCTCCCAATCCCCCCCTTCTCCGACCCCATAATCTGTAATCCCGGCTCCGCTCTGTTCAAGCACATTAGTGAATTATTCCTTTAATCCAAACGGGGGAGCGGCCGTAAAGCAGCTTTCTGCATGACTCAACGAGCTGCCTCCGGATGAAGTAATCGACCGGGGGGGATAAGTATACAGCCAATCACGTCtcgttttaatttgtttcaccCGTCGGGGTCGATGCCAGACTCCTTGAGCCCCGACTGTCCGtcacataatgcagaaaaagactTCAGCTTGTGATGTCATCGCGTGGCGGAGGGACCGCTGGTGTTGTGAGgctggaaaaatgtgttttggaaaGAGTGAAGGGAGCCAGTTGGTGATTGTATGTGCATGATTGTATTTATAGGTCAGATACAAACAACAGCAGATGTTGCATCCGACAGCCAGAGCGGTTTGGTTCCAGCTATTCTGAGCTAATATTCGCTAATATTCCTGAAGAGTATATTTTTAACTGATCTGATTGGATATCGctgaaaaaatatccagtttgaCAGCAAATGCTCTTTTCTTCCGTCTGTCCTCAACTAGTTTATTTTTTCAACCCAAGTTGGTTGTTAAATCTTTCATCGTCTTCTGATGTCGTGCTGGTTTGAGTGGGATCAGCATTTTTCCAACTGCTGGCTTCACCGGGGGTTGATTATTATATTCTGAGCAGTTTTATTCATCAAGCACATATTATTAGATTCAGGTTGAGTTATGCTTTCCGAGGATATCGTTAAACACGACGTACAGCCGGGAAAAGGTCCATTAGAGCCCTTTTCGCATCAAGCATGGATTCTTCTACTTGTCATTCCACAGCCATCCCCTCTAGCCTCAGACATGAAAGTCACCTCACTACAAAACAGAGTGTATCCAcagtttgcagaaacatgaactgccaacattttaaaCTAGACCAGCGACGGGGCTGCAGACTTGCCATAACTTTCCAAAGCGTCTCCTCACCCCTAAAGACCGTGAATTGTGGGCGCTGTTGATCCAAAACTTAGAGCGAGATTATCCCCGAAGTACAAGTAGGAAATCGATTTCACTGAGTTTTTGACGGCAGGTGTTGGAGGGCACAGTTTTCCAATTAATATAAATCATCAATTGTAACCCATTGAGGACATACAGGAACTTTATTCACCACAAATATAACGTGAACTGAGTAAAATGCACAAatttcttctccgtttttgttATTCTCATGgatattttctacatttctcaagcgtatttctgcttttaatcTGCAGACATCTCTGTAACGAGCCCTGCGCTCCAGTAACTGGCCCATTTAAGAGccagaggttttttttcctgagctgATCAATACAAACTGAGGTCTGTTTTTCAAGTGAAACCATTTTCGCCTCATTAAATTTGCTCAAGTTCCTTCAccacttctttcttctttctccgTCTGAGAGGAGAAACTTCTTTGGGGTTTTTTGCCTTCATTCAGGTCATTAATCTGATCCATCATTTTCTTTGAAagctttaaaacaaactgtttaactttttttgtattcatcaaacttttattgtgtgtgtgtgtttctaggAAACGTAGTCGGGACCAATGCCACTGAGCCGGAAATCACGGCCAATGTCACCTCCCTGCTCAGCGAGGAGGAAGGTCCAGTCAAGGTTAACGAGGTGAGCATTTCAGTAAGTCCCATCAGCACTGTGACCCCTAGGGCAGGCCGGATCCCTCGTGCCGGCCCggaagaggagcagagcagcGGCATGTTCGGTGAGACGGTGTTTCCGACGGTGGAGGAAGTTGCCATGCCGGCCCCGTCCCAGCTCATCCCTGATTCTGCTGAGAAGGAGGACCTGCTGCCTGGCAGCCCACGCGGACCGGAAGTCATggagggcgaggaggaggaagaagaggaggaggaacgtCTGCCACACACCGACCCGCCTTGGATTCACGACAAGGACACAGCCGTGTTTGACTTGGATCGCCTTTTCACCACCACCGCCCCGCCCTCGACCGCCTCCAACCCTTCTAACCCCGATGAGGTCCGCGTGAACTTCTTCGACCCTTCCTCCCGTGGGCGCAACCTCGACCTGGCCCCGCCCTCTCCCTCATCACTGGCTCATGAGCTGCAGGGCGGTGACCCCACCTCCTGGGCGATGCCGGACAACTACGACTACCTCACACCCTACGAGGATGGCGTGTCCCCAACTGCTGATGAGTACACCTACAGCACCACCACTGACGCTTACGAGAGCGACGAAGACCTCCGGCTTCGCTCCAGGCCCCGAAGCCCAGGGTCCGGCTCCCTCAACCCCGGGGGAGCACTTCCTGGTGCAGGAGCTCCAGTACCAAACGTTCCTGCAGCAGCGCCTCCCGCGGCGGTCGACGGGTCAGACGGGATGGGTGGATGCCGTGTGGGCTACCAGATGGTGAACGGAAGTTGCCGCTCACCCTGCGACACGCTGCCAAACTACTGCTTCAACGGGGGACAGTGTTACCTGCTGGAGGGCATGGGAGTCTTCTGCAGGTAcgatacacacaaacacatttactcaGTTACAAAAGCATAAATACTCAGCAATACACCAGCCATATAACTTTTAAAATCCTCCAAGTAAAGGTGTGAAACTTTGGCAATCCCAAATCAGATGTGATTTCAAATGTTGGCCGTCCGATCTAAATCAGAATCAATTTTGATTGAACAAATAGAAAAAGGAAGCACTATTTTCAGTCTTCTGCTCCAGTTTATTGTTTGCTAAACCATCAATTAGGGTTCTAAATCTGCTGAAATACAATATGAGACACAACTGGACGTCGACTGCTCATTGTTCATCTTGCAGAGTAATGATCCagtcattaaataaaataaaatccttgCAACCACTGCCTTGTTGCCTTGTAAACTTAAAATTGTCCGGGTGCTGCACTACCCTCAAAGTTCGGTTCTGCCTTTTTCATTCCATCAGTATCACGTTAAAAATCAGGAAATATATTTTGGACATTTGTGAATATATTCTGGATCGTGGAAGACAAGAATCTTCCATTCGATGCCGTAAGTgcaacattcatttaaaaaaacactcctAATAACTTCAGAGCTGCTTGAACACACCGTCACTATCACACTCTCCTCTATACATTCTCATATATATCAGTATATATGTGTGGTGTGTTCAATACCAACAGTTGAGTAACAAAACACGTCCTGGAAATAACCAGTAGTGGGCagagaactaaaaaaaaaaaaagaactatacTGAAGTAAAGCCTCCATAAACTTTAGATTTAGTGTTGTGCTCTGCTGGTCAGGAACATGTGGAACAGCTCAGCGCAGAATATAAACTCCCGCATCATTGTTATTTTTAACAAGAGGCTTTTTTATGAGTAAATGTCCCTCGCTCTGCCAGGCGGTACGCTGAGATTTTCCTCAGTCATGCAAACTGTACAcaggcacaaaaacacagaaagtgaaaTGGTCAGTTTCGTATATTGAACACTCTCATTACTGTATGACCTGCTTTCCAGGCATTAGCCACAAACTGCTGTAATGACTCGATCCCTCAATACTCGACCCATTGGCCGCGGTGCTGAATCTAGGTG of Sparus aurata chromosome 17, fSpaAur1.1, whole genome shotgun sequence contains these proteins:
- the LOC115567143 gene encoding chondroitin sulfate proteoglycan 5-like isoform X5, encoding MQGKEASFCTGCWRLTLLSCVLALHLIPLPVHGNVVGTNATEPEITANVTSLLSEEEGPVKVNEVSISVSPISTVTPRAGRIPRAGPEEEQSSGMFGETVFPTVEEVAMPAPSQLIPDSAEKEDLLPGSPRGPEVMEGEEEEEEEEERLPHTDPPWIHDKDTAVFDLDRLFTTTAPPSTASNPSNPDEVRVNFFDPSSRGRNLDLAPPSPSSLAHELQGGDPTSWAMPDNYDYLTPYEDGVSPTADEYTYSTTTDAYESDEDLRLRSRPRSPGSGSLNPGGALPGAGAPVPNVPAAAPPAAVDGSDGMGGCRVGYQMVNGSCRSPCDTLPNYCFNGGQCYLLEGMGVFCRCNVQDYIWHKGARCESVVTEFQVMCLAVGASALVVLLLFMIIVCFAKKLHVLKTENKKLRKRSKYRPTSEQHNDNFSLSTIAEGSHPNKTMSRYTWECKTKEESDCEDDPNSQNKLEDPVKAPTKEDDSLNIHNSLTPKHENHKVLGEENSSEVNSLQNNMM
- the LOC115567143 gene encoding chondroitin sulfate proteoglycan 5-like isoform X3 is translated as MQGKEASFCTGCWRLTLLSCVLALHLIPLPVHGNVVGTNATEPEITANVTSLLSEEEGPVKVNEVSISVSPISTVTPRAGRIPRAGPEEEQSSGMFGETVFPTVEEVAMPAPSQLIPDSAEKEDLLPGSPRGPEVMEGEEEEEEEEERLPHTDPPWIHDKDTAVFDLDRLFTTTAPPSTASNPSNPDEVRVNFFDPSSRGRNLDLAPPSPSSLAHELQGGDPTSWAMPDNYDYLTPYEDGVSPTADEYTYSTTTDAYESDEDLRLRSRPRSPGSGSLNPGGALPGAGAPVPNVPAAAPPAAVDGSDGMGGCRVGYQMVNGSCRSPCDTLPNYCFNGGQCYLLEGMGVFCRCNVQDYIWHKGARCESVVTEFQVMCLAVGASALVVLLLFMIIVCFAKKLHVLKTENKKLRKRSSKYRPTSEQHNDNFSLSTIAEGSHPNVRKLCDTPPNVPHARALAYYDNIICQNKLEDPVKAPTKEDDSLNIHNSLTPKHENHKVLGEENSSEVNSLQNNMM
- the LOC115567143 gene encoding chondroitin sulfate proteoglycan 5-like isoform X4, with the translated sequence MQGKEASFCTGCWRLTLLSCVLALHLIPLPVHGNVVGTNATEPEITANVTSLLSEEEGPVKVNEVSISVSPISTVTPRAGRIPRAGPEEEQSSGMFGETVFPTVEEVAMPAPSQLIPDSAEKEDLLPGSPRGPEVMEGEEEEEEEEERLPHTDPPWIHDKDTAVFDLDRLFTTTAPPSTASNPSNPDEVRVNFFDPSSRGRNLDLAPPSPSSLAHELQGGDPTSWAMPDNYDYLTPYEDGVSPTADEYTYSTTTDAYESDEDLRLRSRPRSPGSGSLNPGGALPGAGAPVPNVPAAAPPAAVDGSDGMGGCRVGYQMVNGSCRSPCDTLPNYCFNGGQCYLLEGMGVFCRCNVQDYIWHKGARCESVVTEFQVMCLAVGASALVVLLLFMIIVCFAKKLHVLKTENKKLRKRSSKYRPTSEQHNDNFSLSTIAEGSHPNKTMSRYTWECKTKEESDCEDDPNSQNKLEDPVKAPTKEDDSLNIHNSLTPKHENHKVLGEENSSEVNSLQNNMM
- the LOC115567143 gene encoding chondroitin sulfate proteoglycan 5-like isoform X10, with the translated sequence MQGKEASFCTGCWRLTLLSCVLALHLIPLPVHGNVVGTNATEPEITANVTSLLSEEEGPVKVNEVSISVSPISTVTPRAGRIPRAGPEEEQSSGMFGETVFPTVEEVAMPAPSQLIPDSAEKEDLLPGSPRGPEVMEGEEEEEEEEERLPHTDPPWIHDKDTAVFDLDRLFTTTAPPSTASNPSNPDEVRVNFFDPSSRGRNLDLAPPSPSSLAHELQGGDPTSWAMPDNYDYLTPYEDGVSPTADEYTYSTTTDAYESDEDLRLRSRPRSPGSGSLNPGGALPGAGAPVPNVPAAAPPAAVDGSDGMGGCRVGYQMVNGSCRSPCDTLPNYCFNGGQCYLLEGMGVFCRCNVQDYIWHKGARCESVVTEFQVMCLAVGASALVVLLLFMIIVCFAKKLHVLKTENKKLRKRSKYRPTSEQHNDNFSLSTIAEGSHPNNKLEDPVKAPTKEDDSLNIHNSLTPKHENHKVLGEENSSEVNSLQNNMM
- the LOC115567143 gene encoding chondroitin sulfate proteoglycan 5-like isoform X11; its protein translation is MQGKEASFCTGCWRLTLLSCVLALHLIPLPVHGNVVGTNATEPEITANVTSLLSEEEGPVKVNEVSISVSPISTVTPRAGRIPRAGPEEEQSSGMFGETVFPTVEEVAMPAPSQLIPDSAEKEDLLPGSPRGPEVMEGEEEEEEEEERLPHTDPPWIHDKDTAVFDLDRLFTTTAPPSTASNPSNPDEVRVNFFDPSSRGRNLDLAPPSPSSLAHELQGGDPTSWAMPDNYDYLTPYEDGVSPTADEYTYSTTTDAYESDEDLRLRSRPRSPGSGSLNPGGALPGAGAPVPNVPAAAPPAAVDGSDGMGGCRVGYQMVNGSCRSPCDTLPNYCFNGGQCYLLEGMGVFCRCNVQDYIWHKGARCESVVTEFQVMCLAVGASALVVLLLFMIIVCFAKKLHVLKTENKKLRKRSSKYRPTSEQHNDNFSLSTIAEGSHPNKTMSRYTWECKTKEESDCEFHADGRTEGPYPVTMEVTYPHVLPEVTI
- the LOC115567143 gene encoding chondroitin sulfate proteoglycan 5-like isoform X12 codes for the protein MQGKEASFCTGCWRLTLLSCVLALHLIPLPVHGNVVGTNATEPEITANVTSLLSEEEGPVKVNEVSISVSPISTVTPRAGRIPRAGPEEEQSSGMFGETVFPTVEEVAMPAPSQLIPDSAEKEDLLPGSPRGPEVMEGEEEEEEEEERLPHTDPPWIHDKDTAVFDLDRLFTTTAPPSTASNPSNPDEVRVNFFDPSSRGRNLDLAPPSPSSLAHELQGGDPTSWAMPDNYDYLTPYEDGVSPTADEYTYSTTTDAYESDEDLRLRSRPRSPGSGSLNPGGALPGAGAPVPNVPAAAPPAAVDGSDGMGGCRVGYQMVNGSCRSPCDTLPNYCFNGGQCYLLEGMGVFCRCNVQDYIWHKGARCESVVTEFQVMCLAVGASALVVLLLFMIIVCFAKKLHVLKTENKKLRKRRTILIPRTSWRTR
- the LOC115567143 gene encoding chondroitin sulfate proteoglycan 5-like isoform X6 is translated as MQGKEASFCTGCWRLTLLSCVLALHLIPLPVHGNVVGTNATEPEITANVTSLLSEEEGPVKVNEVSISVSPISTVTPRAGRIPRAGPEEEQSSGMFGETVFPTVEEVAMPAPSQLIPDSAEKEDLLPGSPRGPEVMEGEEEEEEEEERLPHTDPPWIHDKDTAVFDLDRLFTTTAPPSTASNPSNPDEVRVNFFDPSSRGRNLDLAPPSPSSLAHELQGGDPTSWAMPDNYDYLTPYEDGVSPTADEYTYSTTTDAYESDEDLRLRSRPRSPGSGSLNPGGALPGAGAPVPNVPAAAPPAAVDGSDGMGGCRVGYQMVNGSCRSPCDTLPNYCFNGGQCYLLEGMGVFCRCNVQDYIWHKGARCESVVTEFQVMCLAVGASALVVLLLFMIIVCFAKKLHVLKTENKKLRKRSSKYRPTSEQHNDNFSLSTIAEGSHPNKTMSRYTWECKTKEESDCENKLEDPVKAPTKEDDSLNIHNSLTPKHENHKVLGEENSSEVNSLQNNMM
- the LOC115567143 gene encoding chondroitin sulfate proteoglycan 5-like isoform X2; amino-acid sequence: MQGKEASFCTGCWRLTLLSCVLALHLIPLPVHGNVVGTNATEPEITANVTSLLSEEEGPVKVNEVSISVSPISTVTPRAGRIPRAGPEEEQSSGMFGETVFPTVEEVAMPAPSQLIPDSAEKEDLLPGSPRGPEVMEGEEEEEEEEERLPHTDPPWIHDKDTAVFDLDRLFTTTAPPSTASNPSNPDEVRVNFFDPSSRGRNLDLAPPSPSSLAHELQGGDPTSWAMPDNYDYLTPYEDGVSPTADEYTYSTTTDAYESDEDLRLRSRPRSPGSGSLNPGGALPGAGAPVPNVPAAAPPAAVDGSDGMGGCRVGYQMVNGSCRSPCDTLPNYCFNGGQCYLLEGMGVFCRCNVQDYIWHKGARCESVVTEFQVMCLAVGASALVVLLLFMIIVCFAKKLHVLKTENKKLRKRSKYRPTSEQHNDNFSLSTIAEGSHPNVRKLCDTPPNVPHARALAYYDNIICQDDPNSQNKLEDPVKAPTKEDDSLNIHNSLTPKHENHKVLGEENSSEVNSLQNNMM
- the LOC115567143 gene encoding chondroitin sulfate proteoglycan 5-like isoform X1 encodes the protein MQGKEASFCTGCWRLTLLSCVLALHLIPLPVHGNVVGTNATEPEITANVTSLLSEEEGPVKVNEVSISVSPISTVTPRAGRIPRAGPEEEQSSGMFGETVFPTVEEVAMPAPSQLIPDSAEKEDLLPGSPRGPEVMEGEEEEEEEEERLPHTDPPWIHDKDTAVFDLDRLFTTTAPPSTASNPSNPDEVRVNFFDPSSRGRNLDLAPPSPSSLAHELQGGDPTSWAMPDNYDYLTPYEDGVSPTADEYTYSTTTDAYESDEDLRLRSRPRSPGSGSLNPGGALPGAGAPVPNVPAAAPPAAVDGSDGMGGCRVGYQMVNGSCRSPCDTLPNYCFNGGQCYLLEGMGVFCRCNVQDYIWHKGARCESVVTEFQVMCLAVGASALVVLLLFMIIVCFAKKLHVLKTENKKLRKRSSKYRPTSEQHNDNFSLSTIAEGSHPNVRKLCDTPPNVPHARALAYYDNIICQDDPNSQNKLEDPVKAPTKEDDSLNIHNSLTPKHENHKVLGEENSSEVNSLQNNMM
- the LOC115567143 gene encoding chondroitin sulfate proteoglycan 5-like isoform X7, with protein sequence MQGKEASFCTGCWRLTLLSCVLALHLIPLPVHGNVVGTNATEPEITANVTSLLSEEEGPVKVNEVSISVSPISTVTPRAGRIPRAGPEEEQSSGMFGETVFPTVEEVAMPAPSQLIPDSAEKEDLLPGSPRGPEVMEGEEEEEEEEERLPHTDPPWIHDKDTAVFDLDRLFTTTAPPSTASNPSNPDEVRVNFFDPSSRGRNLDLAPPSPSSLAHELQGGDPTSWAMPDNYDYLTPYEDGVSPTADEYTYSTTTDAYESDEDLRLRSRPRSPGSGSLNPGGALPGAGAPVPNVPAAAPPAAVDGSDGMGGCRVGYQMVNGSCRSPCDTLPNYCFNGGQCYLLEGMGVFCRCNVQDYIWHKGARCESVVTEFQVMCLAVGASALVVLLLFMIIVCFAKKLHVLKTENKKLRKRSSKYRPTSEQHNDNFSLSTIAEGSHPNDDPNSQNKLEDPVKAPTKEDDSLNIHNSLTPKHENHKVLGEENSSEVNSLQNNMM
- the LOC115567143 gene encoding chondroitin sulfate proteoglycan 5-like isoform X9, which produces MQGKEASFCTGCWRLTLLSCVLALHLIPLPVHGNVVGTNATEPEITANVTSLLSEEEGPVKVNEVSISVSPISTVTPRAGRIPRAGPEEEQSSGMFGETVFPTVEEVAMPAPSQLIPDSAEKEDLLPGSPRGPEVMEGEEEEEEEEERLPHTDPPWIHDKDTAVFDLDRLFTTTAPPSTASNPSNPDEVRVNFFDPSSRGRNLDLAPPSPSSLAHELQGGDPTSWAMPDNYDYLTPYEDGVSPTADEYTYSTTTDAYESDEDLRLRSRPRSPGSGSLNPGGALPGAGAPVPNVPAAAPPAAVDGSDGMGGCRVGYQMVNGSCRSPCDTLPNYCFNGGQCYLLEGMGVFCRCNVQDYIWHKGARCESVVTEFQVMCLAVGASALVVLLLFMIIVCFAKKLHVLKTENKKLRKRSSKYRPTSEQHNDNFSLSTIAEGSHPNNKLEDPVKAPTKEDDSLNIHNSLTPKHENHKVLGEENSSEVNSLQNNMM
- the LOC115567143 gene encoding chondroitin sulfate proteoglycan 5-like isoform X8 — protein: MQGKEASFCTGCWRLTLLSCVLALHLIPLPVHGNVVGTNATEPEITANVTSLLSEEEGPVKVNEVSISVSPISTVTPRAGRIPRAGPEEEQSSGMFGETVFPTVEEVAMPAPSQLIPDSAEKEDLLPGSPRGPEVMEGEEEEEEEEERLPHTDPPWIHDKDTAVFDLDRLFTTTAPPSTASNPSNPDEVRVNFFDPSSRGRNLDLAPPSPSSLAHELQGGDPTSWAMPDNYDYLTPYEDGVSPTADEYTYSTTTDAYESDEDLRLRSRPRSPGSGSLNPGGALPGAGAPVPNVPAAAPPAAVDGSDGMGGCRVGYQMVNGSCRSPCDTLPNYCFNGGQCYLLEGMGVFCRCNVQDYIWHKGARCESVVTEFQVMCLAVGASALVVLLLFMIIVCFAKKLHVLKTENKKLRKRSKYRPTSEQHNDNFSLSTIAEGSHPNDDPNSQNKLEDPVKAPTKEDDSLNIHNSLTPKHENHKVLGEENSSEVNSLQNNMM